From a single Papaver somniferum cultivar HN1 unplaced genomic scaffold, ASM357369v1 unplaced-scaffold_19, whole genome shotgun sequence genomic region:
- the LOC113338863 gene encoding glucan endo-1,3-beta-glucosidase 9-like: protein MKLKSYQVLIFLIVLSCSHLRVEAVGVNWGTSSSHPLPPAKVVELLKANKISKVKLFDANPNVLEALSGTGISVTVGIPNSMLKSLSSSKKVAKSWVHNNLTRYFSDGAGKVKIEYIAVGDEPFLQSYGQQFQPFIIDAVINIQTALVGANLANNVKVVVPCNSDAYISVTGLPSKGHFRPDLNKTMIELLTFLSKHHSPFFVNIYPFSIFHQNKNISLAFALFEPKAHSLNDSHKAYKNLFDVSHDTLVTSLSQLGFPDMDIVVGQIGWPTDGAINSTSSTAETFMKGLMSHLHSSSGTPLRPKKPPTETYIFSLLDEDQRSIANGYFERHWGVFTFDGQAKYHMDLGQGTRNLVNAQNVEYLPARWCVVNNNKELVNVTSKALEACSVADCSALSVGSSCFNMSWPGNISYAFNSYYQQHDQRAESCGFGGLGLITTVNPSMGNCRYNVQIQTSNSFSPSWLPFFCWRFVLVFLFSVHLLCASQENMVEIL, encoded by the exons ATGAAGTTGAAATCTTACCAAGTTTTGATCTTTTTGATTGTTTTGAGTTGTTCACATTTAAGGGTTGAAGCTGTAGGTGTGAACTGGGGTACTTCTTCTTCACATCCATTACCTCCAGCTAAAGTGGTTGAGTTATTAAAAGCTAATAAAATCAGTAAAGTTAAGTTATTTGATGCAAACCCAAATGTTCTTGAAGCTTTATCTGGTACTGGAATCTCTGTTACTGTTGGCATTCCTAATTCTATGCTCAAAAGCTTGAGTTCTTCTAAGAAGGTTGCTAAGAGTTGGGTTCATAACAATCTTACTAGATATTTCTCTGATGGTGCAGGGAAAGTTAAAATAGA GTACATTGCTGTTGGAGACGAGCCATTCCTTCAAAGCTATGGTCAACAGTTCCAGCCATTCATTATCGATGCAGTGATTAACATCCAAACAGCTCTTGTTGGTGCAAATCTAGCAAACAATGTGAAAGTTGTCGTTCCGTGCAATTCCGATGCATACATCTCTGTGACCGGTCTACCTTCAAAGGGGCACTTTAGACCTGACCTCAACAAAACCATGATTGAGCTCCTCACATTTCTCAGCAAGCACCACTCTCCTTTCTTCGTCAACATCTACCCTTTCTCAATCTTCCACCAAAATAAGAACATATCACTCGCATTCGCCCTCTTTGAACCAAAGGCACATTCTCTTAATGACAGTCACAAAGCCTACAAGAATCTTTTTGATGTAAGCCATGATACCCTAGTGACATCTTTATCCCAGCTAGGCTTTCCTGATATGGATATTGTCGTTGGTCAAATTGGGTGGCCAACAGATGGAGCAATTAACTCCACTTCTTCCACTGCAGAGACTTTCATGAAAGGCCTAATGTCCCATCTTCATAGCAGTTCTGGAACTCCACTAAGACCTAAGAAACCTCCAACAGAGACATACATATTTAGCTTGTTGGACGAAGATCAAAGGAGCATAGCGAATGGATATTTTGAGAGACACTGGGGAGTATTCACTTTTGATGGTCAAGCCAAGTACCATATGGATTTAGGTCAGGGAACGAGAAATCTTGTGAACGCACAAAACGTTGAATATCTTCCCGCTAGATGGTGTGTGGTCAATAACAACAAAGAGTTGGTTAATGTCACTTCCAAAGCTCTCGAGGCTTGTTCAGTTGCCGACTGCAGTGCATTGTCTGTAGGAAGTTCTTGTTTCAACATGAGCTGGCCTGGAAATATATCATACGCATTCAATAGCTATTATCAGCAGCATGATCAGCGCGCAGAAAGCTGTGGTTTTGGTGGTCTAGGACTGATAACAACTGTTAATCCTTCGATGGGTAATTGCAGGTACAACGTTCAGATACAAACATCAAACTCTTTTTCACCAAGTTGGTTGCCGTTCTTCTGCTGGAGATTTGTATTGGTGTTTTTGTTTTCAGTGCATTTGCTATGTGCATCCCAGGAAAACATGGTAGAGATTTTATAG